The nucleotide sequence GTCCGCAAACGCAAAGCCGCATTCGATCCACCCTTCGTTACGCCGTTTTGCTTTTGGTGGTCGGTTGGCTCGTTCTGCTTTGGATGCAGATGATTTTCATCGACGGTGGTATCCAACGATTTTTGTTGGCGTTCCGCGATTCGATGCTGGGATGGTCGGTCCCGGATCAAGACCCTCCGCCACTGGACCGTGCGATTTTGTGGATCGACTGGATCGGCCAGAACTGGGTGCTGTGCCTGTTGGTGATCTTTATTGCCGGATGGTTGTTGCTGGCCCGTGCCCCTCGTCGCTGGTTGTCCCGGCGTATCGAACGCAGCGGTTGGGCACGACGAAACCGCACACAAATCCCGACCTTGTTGGATTTGCTGGCCGATGCATCGCAGTGCGGGCGGCCCCTGGTCGCATCGGTTTCCACGCTGGGGCGATATCACTTCGACCCGAAAACACGTCAACGTTTTCTGTTCGCACGGAACGAGATGGACCATGGCATCGCACCCTGGGAAGCCCTAGCGGAGTGCGGAGTGACCACCACCGCCGAATCCAACGCGCTGACGATCGCCCGCGATGTAGACCGGCCGTGGATTTTGCGGTCGCTTGCCAGTCAATTGCGCGAAAATTCGGCACGACGTTTTGAATGGGTCGCCTTGATACTTCAGTTGGCCGTCGTCCTGCTGTTCGCTTTGGTGGTGATGGCCTTGGGTTGGGTGTTGTTCGGAACCTTAGCGGAGCTGATTCATGGACTTGCCTAGCGTTCCCAGGCGAACGGTGCCCCGTATCGTCAACCGCGGTGGTTTTTCGATCACCGAAGTCGTCACCGGATGTTTTTTGATAACCGTCATGGTGGGTGCAGTGGCACCGATCGCATTGCTGTCGCGAAAGACCGCCGACATCGCCCACCAATCGCAAATCGCGACGGAGATTCTGTCGGCGGAACTGGATCGGTTGACGATGATGCCGGCGGAAGAAGCGCAGAAACAACTTACGACGTATCCAAAAAGCGATGGCGTCCATCCCGCGCTACTGCAGGCGACGCTTCGCGGCACTTACTTGGACGACACCGACGGCGCAAGAATCCAAATGACTTTGACTTGGGGTGCACCCCAGCGTCGACGATCCACATCACTGGTCGGCTGGATCAACGATGCGGACGCCCAAGCGATGATCAAAGCGGAGCCATCGCCATGACCCAAAACTCCATCAGCCGAAACGGCCGACGTGGCAACGCCGGCGGTGTCCATCGACGCCACTCCCCCTATCGGTTCACCGGATTTTCGTTGATCGAAATGTTGGTGTCCCTGTCGTTGGCCAGCATGCTGGGAACGATTGCGGTGGGCTTGCTATTGCGTTGCCAACAACTGTCTGACGGCACCAACAGCCAATTGGACCAGATCCAAACGTTCAGCCGGTTGGCCGACACCTTTCGCAACGACGTCCATACCGCGTTGTCGGCCGACGCGGAAACAAATGCATCGGTCACGCTGCGATACGCTGGCGATTTCGTGATTCGATATCAGTGGGACCAAACCAACAGTCGAATCGTCCGATCGACCCGACGTTCCGACCAGATCGTCGCATCGGAGTTGTACGTTTTGTCGTCGAAGACTCAGGCCAGATTTGAACAATCCTTCGACCCAAACATCGTGCGACTGAATTTGGAAACCGCCGGGCGATCTGACAAGGCAACAAACGCGGTGGTCTGCCAAGCCGTCGTTCATCGTTGGCCGGAGGTTTCGAAATGATGAAACATTCCATTCATCACCCGATCACCCGTCGTCGCGGTTCGCTTGTCTTGATCGCCCTGGTGTGCCTGATCGTCGGCATGTCCGTCTTGGTGTCATCGGCGCACCGTGCGTTGTTGGTGCAACGACAAACCGAACGCTTCACAGCGTTGCGGCAGTGTCAGTGGCTGCTGGACGCCGGAATCAATCGCGCCGTTGTGGCCATCCAGAATGACGCCGAATACGACGGCGAATCATGGCAATTGGACCAGCCCCTGCCCGGCCGGCGTACCGGTCGGGTGACGATCGCGGTGCAAGCGTCCGAGTCGGCGAAAGGTTCGTCTCGGATCCAGGTGACCGCCGTTGTTGAAACCAGAAACTCGCCGGTCGGCCGCGGCCAGATACGGCGCAGCCATTCATTCCACCTTCCCGTTTCCGATAATCACGCCCAGGATTCCCAATAATGTACACGTCTCATTCCCGGCGGCGAATTCACTCCCTAGCCGGCTTTACCTTGGTTGAATTGTTGGTGGTGATCGCGATCATCGGTGTGCTGATCGGACTGTTGCTGCCGGCGGTACAATCCGCGCGTGAAGCGGCACGTCGATGCAGTTGCGCGAACAATCTGGTCCAGATGGGTTTGGGCATGCATCAATACGAATTCGCCAACGAAAGCTTTCCTTCCGGTGTGATCGATGACGAGGGCCCGATCCGCAACGAACCCATGGGGCGACACGTGTCATGGACCGTTCAGATCCTGCCATTCATTGAACAAGTCAATGTGTCGCGGCACTTTGACCAGGAAGCCGGCGCGTATGCCAGTGTGAACATACCGCCACGAAAACAATACATTCCCACCTATATTTGTCCGTCCGAACCGCGGGCGTCGGTCGAGATGATGCCATCCGACACGGCATCGGAGGATCAATCACAGATTCCGCAAGAGTTTCCGATCAGCAGTTATGCCGGATGCCAAAATGATGTCGAAGCCAGCATTGATGCGGACCGCAATGGGATTCTGTTCTTCAACAGCGACGTGCGGTTCGAAGATCTGACTGATGGATCTTCCCAGACCCTGCTGATCGGTGAAGTCCGCCACGAGGAAACCTTGCTCGGTTGGCCATCGGGAACGCGATCGACCTTGCGTAACGCCGTCGACATCAATTCCATTTCGTCTTATCGATCGGAACCCGACCCTGAACCATCACCACTCGGACCGCTGGACGTCGGAGGTTTTTCCAGCAATCACCCGGGCGGTTGCAACTTTGTGTTCGCCGACGGGTCGGTGCGTTTCCTGTCCGAAGCGATCGAACCGGACCTCCTTCGCCAACTCGGCCATCGTGCCGATGGCGAACTGTTGGAAGGCGACGGGCTGTAGGTTTCGCTTCCATGTCCGGCGGGTTTGATGACGGGCTGTTGCATCATCGCCCAGCCGATCATCACGCGAAATTCATAACCATCGTCCGAACCAGTCTCCCACCGCATCGGTGAACGACCGTGCCGCTTCGCCCATCGGTTTCGCCGTCCCCAGTTGATCTCCCAGCCCGGGCAAGGCCATCGCGGTGACCAAGAACAGAATGAATCCGGCAAAGGCCAGCGTGGATGTTCCCGCGCTGTCGGTTCCGCGAACATCACCATTGCGAAACAGCGACCAACTGACATGTTCACTGGGCGGTTCGGTCAAGTCTCTTAAACGCCGCATGCCGACTTGGACATGCCCGTCGGGGGAATGAAAGAACCACTGTGCGTGGACCTCGAACCGGGTGCCATCAAACTCCAACACCCAGGGACGCCCCACTTTGACGTGTTTGGCTCCTTCCGGTGTGACCAGAACAGTGAAACCATCAATGCTGGTTTCCTGTACGGTGACGGCTAGCTTACGCCGTCCGATTCGGATCAAGGCGGATCC is from Crateriforma conspicua and encodes:
- a CDS encoding type II secretion system F family protein, which produces MSWQTIIEKSVILSSLRSLWRRIETLMPAAIADLDSLGSAFRSTPAFKRDAIAALQFGTLQWIDHSHRQGTDLIKTLNRYASENRGWYRRRLRLMTTRLREGTSLVDAIEQTPGVLSDEDAIAIRFAVQNGTLPTTLERLAAQPDLLRPQTQSRIRSTLRYAVLLLVVGWLVLLWMQMIFIDGGIQRFLLAFRDSMLGWSVPDQDPPPLDRAILWIDWIGQNWVLCLLVIFIAGWLLLARAPRRWLSRRIERSGWARRNRTQIPTLLDLLADASQCGRPLVASVSTLGRYHFDPKTRQRFLFARNEMDHGIAPWEALAECGVTTTAESNALTIARDVDRPWILRSLASQLRENSARRFEWVALILQLAVVLLFALVVMALGWVLFGTLAELIHGLA
- a CDS encoding DUF1559 domain-containing protein, which translates into the protein MYTSHSRRRIHSLAGFTLVELLVVIAIIGVLIGLLLPAVQSAREAARRCSCANNLVQMGLGMHQYEFANESFPSGVIDDEGPIRNEPMGRHVSWTVQILPFIEQVNVSRHFDQEAGAYASVNIPPRKQYIPTYICPSEPRASVEMMPSDTASEDQSQIPQEFPISSYAGCQNDVEASIDADRNGILFFNSDVRFEDLTDGSSQTLLIGEVRHEETLLGWPSGTRSTLRNAVDINSISSYRSEPDPEPSPLGPLDVGGFSSNHPGGCNFVFADGSVRFLSEAIEPDLLRQLGHRADGELLEGDGL
- a CDS encoding PulJ/GspJ family protein; protein product: MTQNSISRNGRRGNAGGVHRRHSPYRFTGFSLIEMLVSLSLASMLGTIAVGLLLRCQQLSDGTNSQLDQIQTFSRLADTFRNDVHTALSADAETNASVTLRYAGDFVIRYQWDQTNSRIVRSTRRSDQIVASELYVLSSKTQARFEQSFDPNIVRLNLETAGRSDKATNAVVCQAVVHRWPEVSK